The following proteins come from a genomic window of Actinomycetes bacterium:
- a CDS encoding redoxin family protein: MSKQPTTRRKRAGQGSAPGRTPDGRGRTPAAGRSTAAGRSTAAGRTPPAKGRVPVVAIAFGLVLLLGVVAVVLTRGGGSVGGTTGGTVQPGVEETRPVKVTGAPLPPFDDSATSDPAVGATAPGLEGASFDGRPVAITHDGTPRAILFVAHWCPHCRREVPVVKRWLESGGLPSGVELATVSTSVSPDRPNYPPSAWLAKAGWTAPLLADDARSSAANAFGVTAFPFFTLVDGNGKVVARTSGELQPAALAELMAKLKPA, from the coding sequence CAAGCAGCCCACCACCAGGAGGAAGCGGGCCGGACAGGGCTCGGCTCCGGGCCGAACCCCGGACGGGAGGGGTCGCACCCCGGCCGCGGGCCGCAGCACGGCCGCGGGCCGCAGCACGGCCGCGGGTCGCACCCCGCCCGCGAAGGGCCGGGTCCCGGTCGTGGCGATCGCGTTCGGCCTGGTCCTGCTGCTCGGCGTGGTGGCCGTCGTGCTCACCCGCGGCGGCGGCTCGGTGGGCGGGACCACCGGCGGCACCGTGCAGCCCGGCGTCGAGGAGACCCGTCCAGTCAAGGTGACCGGTGCGCCCCTGCCGCCGTTCGACGACTCGGCAACGAGCGACCCGGCCGTCGGCGCCACCGCCCCCGGGCTCGAGGGTGCCTCCTTTGACGGGCGCCCGGTCGCCATCACCCACGACGGCACGCCTCGGGCGATCCTGTTCGTCGCCCACTGGTGCCCCCACTGCCGCCGGGAGGTGCCGGTGGTGAAGCGGTGGCTCGAGAGCGGCGGGCTGCCCTCGGGCGTGGAACTCGCCACGGTCTCGACCTCGGTGTCGCCCGACCGGCCCAACTACCCGCCCTCGGCCTGGCTGGCCAAGGCCGGCTGGACCGCGCCCCTGCTGGCCGACGACGCGCGGTCGAGCGCCGCGAACGCGTTCGGGGTCACCGCCTTCCCGTTCTTCACGCTGGTGGACGGGAACGGCAAGGTCGTCGCCCGGACCAGCGGGGAGCTGCAGCCGGCTGCCCTCGCCGAGCTGATGGCCAAGCTGAAGCCCGCCTGA